One genomic region from Deltaproteobacteria bacterium encodes:
- a CDS encoding helix-turn-helix domain-containing protein: MKTTKERTKLEANNVRKIREGLLMSKAELARRAGVSVLTIDRVEKGMACRMDTKRKIILSLGLQLSDRDKVFKKED; encoded by the coding sequence ATGAAAACGACGAAAGAGAGGACTAAACTGGAAGCCAATAATGTCCGAAAAATCAGGGAAGGGCTGCTGATGAGCAAGGCTGAGCTGGCCCGGCGCGCCGGCGTGTCGGTCTTGACCATCGACCGGGTGGAAAAGGGAATGGCGTGCCGCATGGATACGAAACGCAAGATCATACTGTCCCTGGGGCTCCAGTTGTCCGACAGGGACAAAGTCTTCAAGAAGGAAGACTGA